The Rattus rattus isolate New Zealand chromosome X, Rrattus_CSIRO_v1, whole genome shotgun sequence genome has a window encoding:
- the Eif2s3 gene encoding eukaryotic translation initiation factor 2 subunit 3, whose protein sequence is MAGGEAGVTLGQPHLSRQDLATLDVTKLTPLSHEVISRQATINIGTIGHVAHGKSTVVKAISGVHTVRFKNELERNITIKLGYANAKIYKLDDPSCPRPECYRSCGSSTPDEFPTDIPGTKGNFKLVRHVSFVDCPGHDILMATMLNGAAVMDAALLLIAGNESCPQPQTSEHLAAIEIMKLKHILILQNKIDLVKESQAKEQYEQILAFVQGTVAEGAPIIPISAQLKYNIEVVCEYIVKKIPVPPRDFTSEPRLIVIRSFDVNKPGCEVDDLKGGVAGGSILKGVLKVGQEIEVRPGIVSKDSEGKLMCKPIFSKIVSLFAEHNDLQYAAPGGLIGVGTKIDPTLCRADRMVGQVLGAVGALPEIFTELEISYFLLRRLLGVRTEGDKKAAKVQKLSKNEVLMVNIGSLSTGGRVSAVKADLGKIVLTNPVCTEVGEKIALSRRVEKHWRLIGWGQIRRGVTIKPTVDDD, encoded by the exons ATGGCTGGGGGTGAGGCTGGAGTGACTCTCGGACAGCCACATCTTTCCCGACAGGATCTCGCCACATTG GATGTTACCAAGTTGACACCACTTTCCCATGAGGTTATCAGCAGACAAGCTACAATTAATATTG GTACAATTGGTCATGTAGCTCACGGGAAGTCCACCGTGGTAAAGGCTATTTCTGGAGTTCACACTGTCAGATTCAAAAATGAGCTAGAAAGAAACATTACCATCAAGCTTGGATATGCTAATGCTAAG atttataaaCTTGATGACCCAAGTTGTCCTAGACCAGAATGTTATAGATCATGTGGAAGCAGTACACCAGATGAGTTTCCTACAGACATTCCAGGGACCAAAGggaactttaaattagtcag GCATGTGTCCTTCGTTGACTGTCCTGGCCATGATATTTTGATGGCTACGATGCTGAACGGTGCAGCAGTAATGGATGCAGCTCTTCTATTGATAG CTGGTAATGAATCGTGTCCTCAGCCCCAGACTTCAGAACACCTTGCTGCCATAGAAATCATGAAACTCAAGCATATTTTGATCTTACAGAATAAAATTGATCTGGTAAAAGAAAGTCAGGCTAAGGAACAATATGAGCAAATTCTCGCATTTGTGCAAG GAACCGTAGCAGAAGGGGCACCAATTATTCCAATTTCTGCTCAGCTGAAATACAATATTGAAGTTGTCTGTGAATACATAGTAAAGAAAATACCAGTGCCCCCAAGAGACTTTACTTCAGAGCCACGTCTTATTG ttatcAGGTCATTTGATGTCAACAAACCTGGCTGTGAAGTCGATGACCTTAAGGGAGGTGTAGCTGGCGGTAGTATTCTAAAAGGAGTGTTAAAG GTAGGCCAGGAGATAGAAGTCAGACCCGGTATTGTCTCCAAAGACAGTGAAGGAAAACTCATGTGTAAACCCATCTTTTCCAAAATTGTGTCACTTTTTGCCGAACATAATGATCTTCAGTATGCCGCCCCGGGTGGTCTCATTG GAGTTGGAACAAAGATCGACCCCACTTTGTGCAGAGCTGACAGAATGGTGGGACAAGTGCTTGGTGCAGTTGGAGCTTTACCTGAAATATTCACAGAACTGGAAATTTCCTATTTCCTGCTCAGACGTCTTCTGGGCGTACGCACTGAAGGAGACAAGAAAGCAGCAAAG GTCCAAAAGCTGTCTAAGAATGAAGTGCTTATGGTCAACATAGGATCCTTGTCAACAGGAGGAAGAGTTAGTGCTGTCAAGGCTGATTTGGGCAAGATTGTTTTGACCAATCCTGTGTGCACAGAAGTAGGAGAAAAAATTGCCCTTAGCAGAAGAGTTGAGAAACACTGGCG TTTAATTGGTTGGGGTCAGATAAGAAGAGGAGTGACCATTAAGCCGACTGTAGATGATGACTGA